The DNA sequence CTTGTCCACAGAGCCTTGGGTGTATAAGTCAAGGTCACACCTTTTCAGCCTGAAATAAGTTCAAAGGTTAAAACATTCTCATTTTTCACCCCACAGCAACTTGCAAGTGTCTGTTGTTGTATACAGGAGATGGATAAGGTGTCAAGTTCAGATAAAAGATATGTCAGTTTGCATGTGAGGTTATCACAGAGGTGGCTCATTGTAAGATGTTCTAAGCAGCCAGTCAGTCTGCATAGGTGAGTGACAAACTTTCTCTAATTGTTGCTCCAAATATATTTTTTGGACAACATTTGTTAAATTACTCTCTACATTACGGAGCTATGGGGTGAAATGTACTCCCATCATAGCTGCAGACAAATACAGTAAAGTAGAATGATTGCTACGCCATGACTTTGAACATCTGATGCCCAAATGGGCTGATAACTAGTTGTTAGCCTGATCactcactgtaataataactacaTGGAAATTAAGTATTCTGGTGATCCACTCCTAACATGGAATACAGCAGCAATGGGTCGAGCCAAGACCGAGCAGCAAAGATGGGACAGTGTTGCCACGACGAAAGGCAAGAGTGGGTGGAGTGAGCCACTCAGGTTCAGCATCAGTGATGAGGCAAAGGCAAATGTGAAACAGAACCCACGTGGGTAAGAGGGAGGCGATGTGAACCCTGTCACCCATCCCTGAGGGCCAGCCAGGCCTGCGGGCACTGTGCTGTGGCTCCTTTGGTCATACTGAGAGGCCGCGGGCCTTGGTGGCCGAGCCCTGCGCTCTCTGGACCACCGCCTGACACTTCTCCCGTTTCAGCAGCTTGTTGTTCTCGAACAGGCCCTCATTCCGTGGCACTCCGTGTGTTCCGTCGGGGAACGTCAGCAGACCTACAATCAAGCAGCAGTGACACAAGATTGTCAGATGAtaatcagattttttttttgtgatttaaTCAACAGAGGAAATAATCTTTGTAATGTAATGAACAATTACCGTATCCTTCCACACGTCCACTTTTATATTCTCCCTCAAATGTCATCCCGTCAAAACGATTGAAGATTCCCACACCCTGAAATTTACCTTGTACAAAATCTCCCTCGTACctttggcaaaaaaaataagTTATTTTCACATAAACAATGATACAAACTACCAAGTGATCACAAAAGAATGCTAAATGAAGAATACCTGGATCCATCAGGGAACACAAGAACGCCACATCCATGGAATAAGCCATTTTCAAACTGTCCCTTATAGCAGGTACCATCAGCAAATTTAAGCTGACCTAGCCCATGGCGTCTACCTTTACAAtcgaaacacaaacaaatcaaacatcAATGTGACATGCTTACATTCACCCatatgcatttatttttttgtctgaaGTGTCATACAATTATATGTGACAAGTCTTGTCAACCTCAATTGACATTTTGTGTAGAAATAAGCTAAGCTACTACTGCTAGACAAAGCTATGCTGGTGATACTGTGAATTTGTGCTCCACACAGATAAAGGTCATGTCTCAGTAGGAAGGCTGCATCTCAGGGAGCTGTATCAGAGAAATCACTCTCATTTGTCAGGCTTCACAGAGCCTGCATTTGCGAAATGCAATACTCCTTTTGAAAAACTGATCATTTGTTGTCTTACACTATACTTCTTTGGACACACTGCACTGACTGATGTACAGTAATCACTTATAACAATATGTTCAGTTTCTGTCTCCAGTTGAAATGCCCACTGTTCTTGAAAGAATTCTCAAAAgagattaaaaaacaaaaaaaaaagaattaggcAAGACAAGCCAACCCAACTGACTGACATGGTTAGTGATAAAGTGCTTATGCCAAGCAGATTTGTGAAACTGTCATTCATACTCTTTTGTGAAACCTAACCTGACTGTCTCAAAAATCCTGTATAAGCCTCAAGGACCCTACATGGATGTTGTGTGCCTTGGCTGCAGTCTACCTTTTGAGTGATGACCAAAGATTAACACAAGGAGTATGGATGTCACATGATTCTTAGTTGCTATGGTTACTTTTGCAATATGTATGctggcttaaaaaaaaaaaaccctcaatgGTCAAGAAAAGCTTTCTGAAAGGAATCTTCTTTTCAAAGATGTGAGTTAGTGAGCATTGCGACTTTTGAACAGAGAAAATCACATACGATCAAAACTAAGGCCACTAGGCATTGTTGTTGCCTGTCTCTGCATTTTCCCCTAGATTGCAAAATAAACAGTTGAAATATAATTCTAAATCTAATCAAGTAAGCCTTTGAAGTCTCTTTCAATCTTTCAATTGACATGGTCAAGCAAATGTCTTTACACAGTTTTTTCCAAAGGCAGGACATCGTCTTAGAGGATTAACTCAACTTGATGTCTTAATTTTCTGTAGTTTGCTGAATGAGTCTGGCCAACTTCAAAATCAAGCCTTGCAAAATTACAAACAGATGAAATCTTACAATGACACATTTAACTTTTAAAGGTGACAAACACATTGACTACCCTACTGTTTCAGGTAACTGCTGTTAGTTTCTGTAGTACTTTCATCCCTAAAACCCCATCCCCCTCTGGTATTCAAGAGATTATCCCTTAAATACCTATAGCTGTAACGCTGACAGATTTGAAGGTTCAGTGAAGACCATGTGCCCTGAGGTGAAGTCACTCACTTTAAGAAgaaaattgaaattcaatgctGGATATGTACTGTTTACTACTGCAATGAATATGAAGTTTCAGTTCACTGtaagtaggctaggcttaaGGATCAGTGGCATTTGTGATTTAGTCTCTGTGTAGCCTGATCTTTGACAGCCAACTGCTTGCTTGCAAGATGGGggattcacacacaaaaaaactagGCTATGCATCTTGCCTTCTTTCCACTCGCCATGGTACTCCTCTCCACTAGAATAGCTAAAAGATCCTCTTGTGAGAGTCATACCTCCTCTGACGCTGGCCAAGATACATGCACCTGTAGACAGAAGCAGAAGAGCGTGTGTAATATTTGACTTTGGGTGGGAGGTAGGCCTAGAGCTATAAGAGCATTGAACTGTTGATTGATTTAATGTCATTCTTCTGTGTAAGCTTAGCTATATGGGCTACTTCGAGACAGCTGAGCCAAAGTTGAGTCTACCCCCAAAAAAACCCATTGACAAataacaaagagagaaaggaataaagaaataaacgAAATGGACGGATGGAATGACATTTGGCTTAGGCCAGCCTACTGTCAAATTCCGCAGCCTAATTCAAAGTCATGAGCAGCAACATTTAATGAATAATACATTGACTCATGCTTGTAGCCGAACACGTCGGTATTAGGATAGTGAAAGGCCGTCTAGTGAACATACGAGAGGAGAATCTTAGATGCATTCTATAATTACAGTCATCTGTTTAACCACAGCTACACGGATGCATTGATATTGGCAGTGTTAAATAGGTAATTCGTTTCAATAACTAGCGACGCTTACGTCAAAAACGTATACGATATCAGTTGGAATGTCTGCATTCGTATACGTTAAAACTGAACAGGTAAATGTTTACCTTGTACATTAGGTTGATGTCTCACGGGCATGCAAATTCCATTTTTATATTTACAATCGGTCTGCACGGTTGACAATTCCTGTAACAGTAAGCAGCCTCTGTTGATTAGCTTTCACCGtaaccccacctcctctcctggcAGGGCAGCGCAGCCGACTTCCTGAAGGACACGTTGTGTTATTGAGTGGTTTTCTTGGCGATTTATTTATACTGTACTCCGATTGGCCAGTCTAGGAACAGTGCTGTTCTTGACAAGCTGTTTCGGCTAGACTGCACAATGCCGATGTCTGTTTTAAGTGGTCGTTTGCCTTGGTCATATAGCCTGTCTATCAATGTAAGGAGGATCTCTTGAGTCTTGGAGAAAATCGTGAGAAAACCATTATAAGCCCTCGCCGTTCCATTGTGTTTAGCCAGATATGTTTACATATCTGGCTATACAGCTTGTAGTGTATAACATGCGATATAGGATGCCTCGAGTTAATATTGCATTACGGGGTATTCTGACATGAGACAGTACATGACATGAGCCTGCTCGGCTAAAATACACTGGTAAGATAATGTTTCCATTTTTACCGTTATCACTAAGAGAACATACAAATACAATACAATCTGACAAAGGGTAATATGTCGCCCGATCGCCTGAATAAAATGATAATACATATTATGTCGCATTTTAATTAAAGGGACGTAGGGTTTGCTGTGTAGCCCACAGGGTAAGAGATATTTTGCAGCCATTCAGATTGCTCAAACTTTAGGCGACGTAAAATCACCCTGTGAGCGTGCGCGTTCACGTATCGGTCGACAGAAAATGGCGAGTCTGTGCAAGAGGCAGCAATGTATGATCGAGAGACGCGGCATTCGACAGGATCTTGATTCATGGCGGTATAAACTTATTCAATGTGTAGGTAAGGTGGTTGTAGGCAGAAGTGTAAACTAATGCATACGTTCCCGTGTGTGAAAGGGTCGTATTTGTTAATTTCTTCTCTGATCGGAATCGCTAGCtatttaacgttagctagcttgcgAACTAGCCAAGTAACGTTACGAATGTATCACTAGCATTGCAAGCAAACGCATACGCCAACGTTAGTTTATAAATTCGGGTAGTGTTGTCAGTTATTTAACTACATATCGTTGCACTCTCACTCAGCGCGCGTTTTGCACAGTTTGTTCGCCCATCAGGACGCTATCTTTCCTGTTTCTGACAGTCATTTTGTGTTGTAGGCGAACTGAAATGCTCGGTGGGTGGTTTTAAACCCCTTAATTGTGAGGGATATTCTATCAGTTGCTTGAAGTTCCTCGCTGCAACTGAAGAGTGATAATACACGACGTTAACAAAGTGATTGTTACGATTTATTAGTGAGGGACGGTGGCTGAAACTAACGTTGCCATATTCGAACACTCGTTTTGCTTGTGTGCGCGCTCatgtgatatgttttttttccttttctttcttgtgTACTGTAGCTATATTAGTGGGGGGAGGGCGACACTCGTTGCACTTTGACTGACGCTCAGGGTTAGTGGCTTAGATTGTACTTGCCAAACTGGATTTTCTCCCATCTGCTTTGGGGTGTGTTCGCGTTTGCTATGGGGGAAGTGGTCTTAAGTCACGTTCAATATACTTAACGGCAAGCTAACGGTAATTGTATCGCAGTTTGTCAATGCTGCCAGTGCATGTCAATGATTGCAACATTTACCAATGCCATTTTTGAGACTAAGTGATGTGCAACTCTTCATCTCGTACTTACGCCACACATCTGTACATTAAAGCATCAGAAGAAAAGGCCTTCGGCTCATTTGCATTTTCAACTGCGTTTTGTAGATATGGGGTGGGTGTGGAATGCATGTTTGCAGATAAGTCGGAAGCGTTGTGTtgcattgtaatgtaatgtttcatGCTAACTTCACtccgtttgtttttttttgttcctaaTAAGACATCGGATTTTAATATCTGCAAATATAGTGTTTAACCTATAGTTTTGAAATTGGCTGAATTTGCTTTATATAATTATACGTTTTATTTCAGGGGAATGAATCAAGTAGACAGTGGCGTTGTTTAAAATGTGCACTGAGCTCACGACTATTTTTGTGTGAGATAAAAACTTAACCCACAAATGGCTTTTGTTTTTCAAACCATTGGAAATGTGCTATGTAGTCGTGATACACATGCTCTGAATAGGATTTCTGTTGAAACAACCGATGTATTTGTTTGGCTTTTCAGTTTTGGGCTGAAAAGACCTCTACATCGTAACCCCCGCGAAATTTTGGCGTCACAGTAGTGTACATTCAATGTTCATGACAAATCACTGCAGCAACACAAATGGTTGTTTGTAGTTGTCACTTTCGACCGTAATGCTTTTGGTTCTCCACATGCATTCATTTGATAAGATTTCGTTGAGTTTTACAACATTTGAACAATTTCTACCTATAACAGTCACGGTAATTGTGGCATATTTCATTGTCTTAAGTCTGGCCTTTTCGTGGGCTTTTCAGCTGTCTTTTGCAATCACAAATCAAGTTGTCATAATTGGACAGACTTGAAGTTGACATGTCAGATTCTGCCAACATGCTCTGGTTTCAGCTCTTGCATTGCAAATATAGGTCAAAGAATTTGTCGGATGGAACTAGGCAGCTAGCTGCGTTTTTGTTATTGATTTCGAAGGGAATGGTTCAGGAAAGATTTTACAAAACAGCAAGAATGGAAACATGTTTATCTCTCATGCTTAAATGTTAAAGGCTTTTCTGGCAGATGCATCATTATGTTTGTTTAAATGCAGCATTAAGCCAGCCGGTGCCGAAAGCAGTGGTGAGAGATTTACTTGATCATGCTATGGCTATGAATTACAAATATTAAGCAGTAGAATTTACTCAAGTAAATATAATCATGCATGAGTATATTTATGTTTGATTCAAGCTACATAAGAGTTGGATGCATCAGGCTATGCAAGCAGATTATGATGAGATCAGAATTTTCGGACTGTCTAAGAACAGTTTCTGGACAGTGCTAGTCTCTGTATCCACATGCAATACACAATTCCTGAGGATCAAGGGTGCAGTTTTTCTTTTcaagttttttttcctccttttttttaaagtccaATTCCAGCTTTGATATTCATTATCCACAGGCTCAGCTTAGACTACATTATAAGTTCATTACCACTGTGTTTTGGTTATCTTTTGGCACAGTTTTGTAAGTCACGAGCTGTGCTATGTGTGGTTAGACCACAGTCGTTTTTGTGTTCAGCtctactgtttgtttttgtgcagaGACAGGATGTCAGTGTGGCTCGTTGCAGGTGGTTGCACAGCAACAGTAACATCATCTAGTTGTAGAAATATCACAGAGACCTATGCCTGCTCTTTCATACCCATTTTTTAGTCTCACTCAGGATTTTCCCAAGCTTCAGGTAACTGGTAGTGGTAACCTCCTTGAATTTAGAGATTTTGTTAGTCAGTTCCCTCTTTTGTTATCTGACTTGTTCCAAGGAAATCCTAAACTGAAAAGGAATTTGGGGCTGTCCGAACCTTATGCCTTCATATGTTTCAAGTTCCGTAACGTAACCCCACCCTGCACAAATAGGAATGCATAACTTtacattcaccatttcaatgaGGTTCTTTGTGTGGAAGTAAAAGCCTCACCACTTCATGAGAAAATCATATGATAAAACATGTGCCCTTAAGAACATGGTGTTTTTGAAGGCCACTCATTTTCTGGTCTCCTCCTTTTAAGATTATTCAGTCGTCTTTGTTGTCTCTGTCCTAGCTTTCATGAGTCTATTTTATGACATTCCCCCAAgcgtgtttttttctttttttgactgTGAGAAAAATATGGCTGTAAGCCTAGGCCACACTACCCCGAGGCATGTGAAATATGTCAATGTTATCAATTTGAGTCAATATTGTATAGGACCACAACTGCACCATAGTCTCAGGCCTGTCTAGTTTGGCACTGAATTGGCTACAAAAGCAATGTTGATCTATCATCTCTTGGGTTTAGTGTTTTGTTCTCACTGGGTTgagaatatttaaaaaatcatcAATACCTCTAGTGGATCTCAAACAACCCCAGAATAATTTACTTAGCCACAATGGAGCACATTTCACTTTAGTCGGAGGGTTCTAATTCTCATCTTTCAGTGGCAGAATTAAGGATGAATATGAAAAGCTTGATTGAAATTTCAGCCCAATTAAATTCATTTTCAAGCCTGTCTGGGCTAAGAGAAGGGCAGCATTTATCACTGCACACAGTTTGCACTGTTCATCTTAGGGATTTTAGAACACGTTTAAAGGCTGATTAGATTGTTCACATCATTGGTGTAAGCTTTGGAGGCTGTGTCAGATGTTGCACATTTTTGGGAAAGAGTTTAGATCTGTATTTTACATCTCTCAGCTTTCTTCTCTGTCAACGTTGTAATAGTCACTCCAACGGTGCTGCAAAATGAAAACTGTTCCAATATGAATTCCTCAAGAACTTTGATGTCAGCCTGATGTGTCAAACTTGGGATGTTGACCTACTTTCCCCCCTGAGTCTGAAATGCTTGAGGAGCATGCTTGGATAGCTTCAGTGgaagtctttttttaaaaaaaataaatgtgtctGCCTGCTTGTGAAAGAGAGCAATCAGGCTATGCATTCAAGCTCTTACAGTACTCAAAGAATTGTATAGGGCATTTCCTGAAAATGCCTGGGAGGAAATTAAATGTTTGAATACTGTTAGCTTTTAGTAAATGTGTACGGCACTTACTGCTTCTTTTAACTACATTTTTAATTGCATTTATAGCATCAAAATAATAAGAGCTTTTGAATTAGATATATTTTTCAAACTGTGCCATTTTAATTGGACTATACCTCTACCAAAATAATGTAATTTGTCAAAATAGATAGTTTTGCCAGTTTGATAGTTGAAAGCAGCTGCCGCTGATGTAGCCTCATGATTAGCTTAACATCATTTTATCTTAGCTTAAAGTCATTTGTTTTCTCCCCCAATCATGTCTGTGATGGAATGTAATGCAAACACTGAGACATATATTCACCCTTTCAAAACTGTAGACCCAGTAATCACTGTGAAGAATGTAGGTGTTTTACTCAAACATGGACTTGATCTCTGATTTGAAATGTATCTTAAGCTTAAAGGGTCTAGCTCTAGCCTATATAGTCAAATGGAGGAGTTATAGTGCAGGGATGGGCAAATGGTTTGCTTGTGTGCCTGGGGCAAGCAGATCTGAGTCTGGTCTAGCTATTTTACATTTGTAATTGCCCGATGGACAAGCAGACAATTGCTATTACTTGAAATGTTGCAAATCTGCAAATCTAGTCAGAAACATCAATCTCCAATCATACAAATTAGGGGAGGGATGATGGTGAAATGCAAGCcgggagtgtttttttttttttaatccgcGGCCACGTGGAACAtggtaaacaaaaaacaaaccgtATGAAATCTGGATAAAGACAACGGATTAGCACCAAAACCACCAAATGTTGAGTGTAAACAATATGGGTATGGATGTTAAGTCATTGAGTTACAAAGGACTGCGCTAATGAAGAATGACTGATAGCTGAGCTCTAAAATAGCCTCTCtttatttaatacattttttttattgacatCAGTGTTGATCAGATGAATCATTTGTTGTTTAAAGTAAAGCAATTTGCTTTACTTTAGGCATGTACTGAAATGTAATGGCAAGCTATGATAACTCACTAATATGGGTCTGGGTTATTGCAATCTATGTGGTCTCATTTAAATAATATTTGGAACAGAAACGCTTATGTAGACTGCTGTCCATCCCATGAAAAATCAGCATAAGAATAGTAGAAATAAATGTCTAAATAAGCCAACATTAGTGTAAATAGACACACGAGTAGCAAAGTCCATCCCTGTACTCAAACACTGGCAGCATTTTAAGAACCTTTTTTGTAGCTTCATTGCATGTAGCTTCAAACCAAAGGCACTCTGAAAGGTGCCGTGTTCAGTAAGCCCTTTATAGGTCTGACAAATATAAGGCCACTCTGTCTAGCTTGGTTATTGCGCACAGTAGATGCATGTATGCTGGTTACAATTCAACATTCATTTGAATAAACAACACCCACCCCTCTCAAATACCCGAGCCCTGCAGTTGTGCTTCTTCAATAATAACAAACCATGTTTTCTCGATGTATAGGCGTGTACATTTTCATATTGTCATGAATCGATTTTTACCCCCCATCCCTACCATGAAGAATGCTAGTTGAGGTTGAAGTGGTTGCTAGGCGACATGCGAAGTACTAACATTTAACCAGCACACTCCTGTGACATGATGACAGTTGTAGTCATGCTTTTGCATTAAGCTctaaccaccccaccccctcccccgcaAGACGAAATATCCAGTTGTCTTACCTTTTGTAGCCTGATTGTCTCAGATTAGTCACATGGATTTTAACACGAGTCAGAATGCATACATTTAATTTAAAGATACAAACCAATACCAGTGTCTTTAAAGGAAATGGTCCTTGCATCTGTTATTTAGAATGCAACCAGTTAGATTTGATTGTGAGTGacttgtgttttttccccccaacagGTTTTGAGAGCATTTTGGAAGGATTGTTTGGGTCAAGGCTGATAGAGG is a window from the Sardina pilchardus chromosome 18, fSarPil1.1, whole genome shotgun sequence genome containing:
- the morn4 gene encoding MORN repeat-containing protein 4 isoform X2, which produces MPVRHQPNVQGACILASVRGGRRHGLGQLKFADGTCYKGQFENGLFHGCGVLVFPDGSRYEGDFVQGKFQGVGIFNRFDGMTFEGEYKSGRVEGYGLLTFPDGTHGVPRNEGLFENNKLLKREKCQAVVQRAQGSATKARGLSV
- the morn4 gene encoding MORN repeat-containing protein 4 isoform X1 encodes the protein MPVRHQPNVQGACILASVRGGMTLTRGSFSYSSGEEYHGEWKEGRRHGLGQLKFADGTCYKGQFENGLFHGCGVLVFPDGSRYEGDFVQGKFQGVGIFNRFDGMTFEGEYKSGRVEGYGLLTFPDGTHGVPRNEGLFENNKLLKREKCQAVVQRAQGSATKARGLSV